A window of Cohnella herbarum contains these coding sequences:
- a CDS encoding hemolysin family protein codes for MIFALVFLNGFFVAAEFAMVKARGSRIDSLVQEGHKKAKVASHLMDHLDAYLSACQLGITLTSLGLGWIGEPAIARMLAPLFDTMSLNENLVHPISFIIGFSLITMLHVVLGQLAPKSVAIRKAEMVTLWTATPLIYFRKVMSPFIWVLNGLAGMLLKPFGIDNSEVSSSAHTEEEIRILVKESHKSGLIDKTELTLMDNIFDFAETNAREIMIPRTEMSCLYGNLSFEENKTIALREMHTRYPVCEKDKDNIIGFVHIKDLLKVPDNSILDIRDLMRPMTTVPESMPISTLLKLMQKRKSQIAILIDEYGGTSGLVTLEDIMEEIVGEIQDEFDEERPDVEQRDDSTYSINGMMLIEEVNSFFGLDISTEDYDTIGGWIYSQIENPPKKNQFVISEEGFRFTIEETDYLRISRIAVTRADDANWEPRAETG; via the coding sequence TTGATTTTTGCATTGGTGTTTCTGAACGGCTTTTTCGTAGCGGCGGAATTCGCCATGGTCAAAGCACGCGGTTCTAGAATCGATTCGTTAGTACAAGAAGGGCATAAGAAAGCGAAGGTTGCTTCTCACCTAATGGATCATCTCGACGCGTATCTTTCGGCCTGTCAGCTCGGTATTACTCTCACTTCCCTTGGTCTTGGATGGATCGGCGAGCCTGCGATCGCCAGGATGCTCGCGCCGCTATTCGACACGATGAGCTTGAACGAGAATCTCGTTCACCCGATATCGTTCATTATCGGCTTTTCATTGATTACGATGCTTCACGTTGTTCTGGGACAGCTTGCGCCGAAGTCGGTTGCCATTCGCAAAGCCGAGATGGTTACGCTGTGGACCGCTACTCCGCTAATTTATTTCCGTAAAGTGATGAGTCCCTTTATATGGGTGCTCAACGGACTTGCGGGAATGCTGCTTAAGCCTTTCGGAATAGACAACTCGGAAGTGTCCTCTTCGGCCCATACCGAAGAAGAAATCAGGATTCTGGTAAAAGAGAGCCACAAGAGCGGGCTGATCGACAAAACCGAATTGACGCTTATGGATAATATTTTCGATTTCGCGGAAACCAATGCACGTGAAATTATGATTCCGCGGACAGAGATGAGCTGCTTGTACGGCAATCTCTCGTTCGAGGAGAATAAGACGATCGCGCTTCGCGAGATGCATACGAGGTATCCGGTATGCGAGAAGGATAAAGACAACATTATCGGCTTCGTGCATATTAAAGATTTGTTGAAAGTTCCGGACAATTCGATCCTGGACATTCGGGATTTAATGAGACCGATGACGACGGTACCGGAAAGCATGCCGATTAGTACGTTGCTTAAGCTCATGCAGAAAAGAAAATCGCAAATCGCGATTCTGATCGACGAGTACGGCGGTACTTCGGGTTTAGTTACGTTAGAGGATATCATGGAAGAAATCGTCGGAGAAATACAAGACGAGTTCGACGAGGAAAGACCCGATGTCGAACAAAGGGACGATAGCACTTATTCTATTAACGGTATGATGCTGATCGAGGAAGTGAACAGCTTTTTCGGATTAGATATTTCTACGGAAGATTACGATACGATCGGAGGCTGGATTTACTCGCAAATCGAGAATCCGCCTAAGAAAAATCAGTTCGTCATATCCGAGGAAGGCTTCCGCTTCACGATCGAAGAAACGGATTATCTGCGAATCTCCAGAATAGCGGTAACTCGCGCGGATGACGCCAATTGGGAGCCGCGCGCGGAAACGGGCTAA
- a CDS encoding MFS transporter → MVQSHSSRNQLFVLRTLQFANYATMVLLVTYFPLYFESQGFTKLQIGAIYSVGPFLSIISNLAVGVISDRTKNLRRILSLLYCVQILALALLLPQKEFGIMAGIMALFYLFQTPINSMLDSVSLLAADQMKRSFPAIRMFGSLGYAVCAVAFGYLLKIYGSDLTIALAIVTILVTLVFSFFIGDYQATLKKFEFSGLWGLLRKRQTVVFFLLIMFVSVAHRMNEGFLSIAMREIGADDSVIGYASLTSAVSEIPMFFLLAKFGHRFREIPLLAVASTFFVIRLSLLSYASEPWMMVALQTMHSVTFAIFYITALRSLQALIPDEYRSSGQAVFAVVWSGLAGLLAGTLGGWLYDAFGLEYVFRTGALFAFVGACGFLYVHLRRDLSS, encoded by the coding sequence ATGGTTCAATCTCATTCGTCAAGAAATCAACTATTCGTGTTACGGACGCTCCAATTCGCCAATTATGCGACGATGGTATTGCTCGTAACTTATTTTCCGCTCTATTTTGAAAGTCAGGGCTTTACGAAACTGCAAATCGGAGCGATATATTCCGTCGGCCCGTTCTTATCCATCATATCCAACCTAGCGGTAGGCGTTATAAGCGACCGCACCAAAAACCTCCGACGCATCCTCAGCCTCCTTTATTGCGTACAGATTTTGGCATTGGCGCTGCTTCTGCCGCAGAAGGAATTCGGGATCATGGCCGGGATCATGGCGTTATTTTATTTGTTCCAGACGCCCATCAACTCAATGCTGGATAGCGTTTCCCTGCTTGCAGCGGATCAGATGAAGCGCAGCTTTCCGGCCATCCGCATGTTCGGGTCCCTTGGTTATGCCGTTTGCGCCGTTGCTTTCGGGTACTTGTTGAAAATATACGGATCTGACTTAACGATCGCGCTCGCCATCGTCACTATTCTGGTTACGCTCGTATTTTCTTTTTTCATCGGCGATTATCAAGCAACGTTAAAAAAATTCGAATTCAGCGGTTTATGGGGACTTCTCCGCAAACGGCAAACCGTCGTTTTCTTCTTATTGATTATGTTCGTATCGGTTGCCCATCGGATGAACGAAGGATTTCTATCCATTGCCATGAGAGAAATCGGCGCCGACGATTCCGTCATCGGTTATGCTTCGCTCACTTCGGCCGTCAGCGAAATTCCGATGTTCTTCCTGCTTGCGAAGTTCGGACACCGCTTCCGCGAAATACCGTTGTTAGCCGTCGCAAGTACGTTCTTCGTCATTCGACTAAGCTTGCTGAGCTACGCGAGCGAACCTTGGATGATGGTCGCCCTGCAAACGATGCATTCCGTTACGTTCGCCATTTTCTACATTACCGCCTTACGATCCTTGCAAGCCCTTATCCCCGACGAGTACCGTTCATCTGGCCAAGCCGTGTTCGCCGTCGTTTGGTCCGGTCTAGCCGGACTGTTAGCAGGTACGTTAGGAGGCTGGCTGTATGATGCCTTCGGACTAGAGTACGTGTTCCGCACCGGCGCATTGTTCGCGTTCGTTGGCGCTTGCGGATTCTTGTACGTCCACCTTCGAAGAGACCTCTCTAGTTGA